GCTCAGCGACGCCATGCGGGTCGAAGGAATGGAAACCGCAATGCTGCCGATGATTGGCGGCGATGCGGCCTCACGCAGCATTGCTGCTGCGAGCGTGTTGGCAAAAGTATCGCGAGATAGGGCGATGGAGGCGTTAGATCTTCGCTTGCCCAACTATGGATTAGCGGCCCATAAGGGATATGGGACGAAGTCTCATATGGATGCGGTGCGCCGCCACGGTGCAAGCGAAGAACATCGTTATAGTTATGCCAATGTCCAGGCAGCACATCGCCACTGGCTAGAGCAGAACACCTAAAGGCACCTACACAAGGGAGCACCATGAGCGCCGAAGACCTTGAAAACTATGAGGCAGAAGTCGAGCTTTCTCTCTACCGCGAATACCGCGATGTGGTGAGCCAATTCTCCTATGTAGTAGAAACAGATCGTCGTTTCTACCTTGCCAATGCCGTGGAACTGATCCCGCATACCGAAGGCAAAGAGGTCTACTACGAAGTGCGCATGTCTGATGCATGGGTCTGGGATATGTACAGGGCCGCACGCTTCGTGCGCTATGTACGCGTAATTACCTACAAGGACGTCAATATCGAAGAGTTGGACAAGCCAGATTTCGTTCTTCCCGACTAAAAGCACAACCAAGCCCCGCACAGTGTGTGGGGCTTTTTCAGTATTTGGTGTGGGGGTTTTTAATGGCCGGTTGCTGGCGTGTTGGGATCTGGCGTGCTGGGATATTGGGCGGCAGCCGTTGGTGATCTTCGAAGCTGCTGAAGATTTTTCGGGCACTTTCCCCTGTTTGGTTCCCTGGTTGCCTAAATTTTTCCAAGTTGTGGATCGCTCCCAGTATCGGTGCTGGGGATTTTAAGGGTGATGCTGAGGTTATCCACAACTGCTGCGCTACTGCCGGCGAAGTGCTGGCAAGAAACCTCGCGGTTGCAGACACTAGAGCTACAACGGCACCAAGAGGTTCCGGCACGCACAATTTTTAGGGGGAAACGCGATGCCAACGGCAAAGAGTATGCGATTGGGCAAACACGGTGAGGATCTTGCCGCCGAAGACTATGAGGCCAAGGGGTATTTGGTACTTGAGCGAAACGTCGTCACACCATTTGGTGAACTCGACCTGATTGTTACTCGCGGCAAAGAGGTACGAATTGTCGAGGTAAAAACACGCAGCAGCGCCGCCTTCGGTGCTGAGCACTCGGTGGATAGGCAGAAGTTTCGCCGCATGAAACGCGCTGCCGTGTGGTGGATGCGAAGGCACCAGATTCGGGCGGTGAGCTTCGATGTTGTAGCCATTACTGCTGGAAAATTGGAGCGATTCGAAGGGGTGGATCGTGGCGCTTGCTAAAACCCTCAGCGCCGCTTTAAGCGGAGCCCACGCCAATTTGGTTCGCGTGGAGGTCAACATTGGCCCAGGTTTACCTGGTACCTACATCGTTGGGCTTGGCGACGCCGCCGTGGGTGAAGCCCGCGACCGACTCAAAACTGCAGCCATGAATGCCCAGCTCGGCTGGCCTAAAACCAAGGTGATGGTCAACCTATCACCGGCAAGCATGCCCAAGCACGGCACCATGATGGACCTCGGCATCTGCATGGCCATTTTGGCTGCCAGTGCTGAAGGTTTCGATATCGAGCATGTGCTGTTTTTAGGGGAGGTGGGCTTGGATGGGCGCATCACCGGTGTCCGAGGCGTTGCCGCGGGCATTTTGGCTGCTGCTGACGCCAAGATCCAGATTGCGGTGGTGCCCAAGGCCAATGCCGAAGAAGCAGCCAGTGTGGCCCCAGAGCACCTCACCGTTTTGATTGCTGAAGATATTGCCCAAGTAGCGGCGTGGTGCCAGGCATCTGTGAGCCTTGAGCAAGCGAAAGCAAGACCACGCCAGCCTAAGCGTCACCTGAACATGCTCGATGTGGTGGGTCAGCAGCAGGCCAAACGCGCTGCGATGATTGCAGCGGCAGGCGGGCACCACTTTATGATGATCGGCCCACCAGGCTCAGGAAAGTCGATGATTGCACGACGCTTCGCAGGTTTACTGCCAGCACTGGCACCGCAGCAGGAACGCGAATGCCGCGCTATTTGTTCAATTACCGGCGAGGAATTTTCAGGCCCGCCCTTTGTGGCTCCGCACCATAGTGTGAGTAAAGCATCCCTGCTAGGAGGTGGCCCCGGGTTGCCACAACCAGGGGCAGTGACGAAGGCGCATCGGGGAGTGCTGTTTTTAGACGAGGTCAGCGAAATAGCAGCAGGCGTGCTCGACGCGCTGCGTGTGCCATTAGATCGCGGCAAAGTTGAGCTCCTTCGAGCCAATGGCAGTGTTGTCTTTCCTGCGCAATTTCAACTGGTATTGGCCGCAAATCCTTGCCGGTGTGGGGCCGCAGAAGCACGAGATTGCGCATGCAAGCCTCAGCATCGTGCGCGTTATTTACAAAACCTTTCGGGGCCTTTGCGTGATCGCCTCGATATGGTGGTGCGCACCCAACCGAAGGGAAGCCTGCGAGAACTGCATGGCATGAGTAGTGAAGAAATGGCTCAAGCTGCAGCGCGGGCACGGATGCGTGCGCAGCAGCGTTTTGCCTCA
This window of the Corynebacterium pseudopelargi genome carries:
- a CDS encoding YifB family Mg chelatase-like AAA ATPase, translating into MALAKTLSAALSGAHANLVRVEVNIGPGLPGTYIVGLGDAAVGEARDRLKTAAMNAQLGWPKTKVMVNLSPASMPKHGTMMDLGICMAILAASAEGFDIEHVLFLGEVGLDGRITGVRGVAAGILAAADAKIQIAVVPKANAEEAASVAPEHLTVLIAEDIAQVAAWCQASVSLEQAKARPRQPKRHLNMLDVVGQQQAKRAAMIAAAGGHHFMMIGPPGSGKSMIARRFAGLLPALAPQQERECRAICSITGEEFSGPPFVAPHHSVSKASLLGGGPGLPQPGAVTKAHRGVLFLDEVSEIAAGVLDALRVPLDRGKVELLRANGSVVFPAQFQLVLAANPCRCGAAEARDCACKPQHRARYLQNLSGPLRDRLDMVVRTQPKGSLRELHGMSSEEMAQAAARARMRAQQRFASMGMHATNNARVPAGRLRKDLQAAPDAMALLESYLAVGALSQRAVDRTLRLAWTIADLEAAATPTIEHVAEALEYNATMQELMA
- a CDS encoding YraN family protein, whose protein sequence is MGKHGEDLAAEDYEAKGYLVLERNVVTPFGELDLIVTRGKEVRIVEVKTRSSAAFGAEHSVDRQKFRRMKRAAVWWMRRHQIRAVSFDVVAITAGKLERFEGVDRGAC
- a CDS encoding DUF2469 domain-containing protein translates to MSAEDLENYEAEVELSLYREYRDVVSQFSYVVETDRRFYLANAVELIPHTEGKEVYYEVRMSDAWVWDMYRAARFVRYVRVITYKDVNIEELDKPDFVLPD